In a genomic window of Sphingomonas koreensis:
- the ispG gene encoding flavodoxin-dependent (E)-4-hydroxy-3-methylbut-2-enyl-diphosphate synthase produces the protein MSVRPWRDIMRRQSRQIMVGNVPVGGDAPVTVQTMTNTPTEDAKATIDQIRRCEDAGVDIIRVSCPDVASTAALKQIVRAAKVPIVADIHFHYKRALEAADAGAACLRINPGNIGSADRVNEVVNAAKANGCAIRIGVNAGSLEKDLLEKYGEPCPEALVESALDHIKLLQDRDFHEFKVAVKASDVFLATAAYQQLAEAVDCPLHLGITEAGGFVGGTVKSAIGIGSLLWFGIGDTIRVSLSAEPEEEVRVGFEILKALGIRNRGVRVVSCPSCARQGFDVIRTVQTLEERLQHIRTPLSLSVLGCVVNGPGEARETDIGLTGGGNGKHMVYLSGITDHTVEDADMLDHIVKLVEAKAAEIEAADAAKAEAAA, from the coding sequence ATGTCCGTGCGTCCCTGGCGCGATATCATGCGCCGTCAAAGCCGCCAGATCATGGTCGGCAACGTGCCCGTCGGCGGCGACGCGCCCGTCACCGTCCAGACGATGACCAACACGCCCACCGAAGACGCCAAGGCGACGATCGACCAGATCCGCCGCTGCGAGGATGCGGGCGTCGACATCATCCGCGTCTCTTGCCCCGACGTCGCGAGCACCGCGGCATTGAAGCAGATCGTCCGCGCCGCCAAGGTGCCGATCGTCGCCGACATCCATTTCCACTACAAGCGCGCGCTCGAAGCCGCCGATGCCGGCGCCGCCTGCCTGCGCATCAACCCCGGCAACATCGGCAGCGCCGACCGGGTCAATGAGGTCGTCAACGCCGCCAAGGCCAATGGCTGCGCGATCCGCATCGGCGTCAATGCCGGCAGCCTCGAAAAGGACCTGCTCGAAAAATATGGGGAGCCGTGTCCCGAGGCGCTGGTCGAAAGCGCGCTCGACCATATCAAGCTGCTGCAGGACCGCGACTTTCATGAGTTCAAAGTTGCGGTGAAGGCGAGCGACGTATTCCTCGCCACCGCCGCGTATCAGCAACTCGCGGAGGCGGTCGACTGCCCGCTGCACCTGGGTATCACCGAGGCGGGCGGCTTTGTCGGCGGAACGGTGAAGAGCGCGATCGGCATCGGTTCGCTGCTCTGGTTCGGCATCGGCGACACGATCCGCGTATCGCTCTCCGCCGAGCCGGAAGAGGAAGTCCGCGTCGGCTTCGAGATCCTGAAGGCGCTCGGCATCCGCAACCGGGGCGTGCGCGTCGTCAGTTGCCCCAGTTGCGCGCGGCAGGGCTTCGACGTGATCCGTACCGTCCAGACACTGGAGGAGCGCCTGCAGCACATCCGCACGCCGCTGTCGCTCTCCGTCCTCGGCTGCGTGGTCAACGGGCCGGGCGAAGCGCGCGAGACCGATATCGGCCTGACCGGCGGCGGCAACGGCAAGCACATGGTCTATCTCTCGGGCATCACCGACCACACGGTCGAGGACGCCGACATGCTCGACCATATCGTCAAGCTGGTCGAGGCCAAGGCGGCCGAGATCGAGGCGGCGGACGCAGCCAAGGCCGAAGCGGCGGCCTGA
- a CDS encoding PF20097 family protein, producing MRSNQCPKCQSSMTEGFILTERSSMPTLLSWSRGTPRKGWWGVKSGEGKPIEISTWRCQRCGFLENYARS from the coding sequence ATGCGCTCCAATCAATGCCCCAAATGCCAGAGTTCGATGACCGAGGGCTTCATCCTCACCGAGCGCAGCAGCATGCCGACCCTGCTCAGCTGGTCACGCGGCACCCCGCGCAAGGGCTGGTGGGGCGTCAAGTCCGGCGAGGGCAAACCGATCGAGATCAGCACCTGGCGCTGCCAGCGCTGCGGCTTCCTCGAAAATTACGCGCGCAGCTAG
- a CDS encoding PRC-barrel domain-containing protein — protein MTDLDRDIATDETDRLIASNKVEGTSVFDAQGEKLGTIYNFMVNKDSGQVEYAVLQFGGLFGLGADYYPLPWEKLSYDVDEGGYVVDIDKEALEDAPRYGDDTEPAYDRAYGEQVYGYYGLTYPAA, from the coding sequence ATGACGGACCTTGATCGCGATATTGCCACCGACGAGACTGATCGGCTGATCGCCTCCAACAAGGTGGAGGGAACTTCAGTCTTCGACGCGCAGGGCGAGAAGCTCGGCACCATCTACAACTTCATGGTCAACAAGGATTCTGGCCAGGTCGAATATGCCGTGCTCCAGTTCGGCGGCCTGTTCGGGCTCGGCGCCGACTATTATCCGCTGCCGTGGGAGAAGCTCAGCTACGACGTCGATGAAGGCGGCTATGTCGTCGATATCGACAAGGAAGCGCTCGAAGACGCGCCGCGCTACGGCGACGATACCGAGCCGGCCTATGACCGCGCCTATGGAGAGCAGGTCTATGGCTATTACGGCCTGACCTATCCAGCGGCCTGA
- a CDS encoding LytTR family DNA-binding domain-containing protein — MSGIGPGMSGGESGPHGDTAGRRRLIVAIAGLFALLVVLQLVSNYSTMVTDLRRSGSDEPAWHVAVWQGSSTLVWLLLVPVVWQAVARIQPRTMGWPPALALHALLTIPVSLAHILGMIALRHLVYAVVGESYRFTQDWGVALLYEYRKDMVTYVTLALFAAAVQWALRRGEAMPPPIQGSGLIEIADGRTVLHIPLAEIGWAASAGNYVEIGWRDRTVLQRSTLAALAERLGTSFVQIHRSRIVRRGAIRSVETERSGDFTVTLEDGTTLRGSRRYRGAI; from the coding sequence ATGAGCGGGATCGGACCAGGGATGAGCGGCGGGGAAAGCGGGCCGCACGGCGACACGGCGGGTCGCCGCCGGCTGATCGTCGCGATCGCTGGGCTGTTCGCGCTGCTGGTCGTGCTGCAACTCGTCTCCAACTATTCGACGATGGTCACGGATCTGCGCCGCAGCGGTTCGGACGAGCCCGCCTGGCACGTCGCCGTCTGGCAGGGCAGCTCGACACTGGTGTGGCTGCTGCTGGTGCCGGTGGTGTGGCAGGCGGTGGCGCGGATCCAGCCGCGCACCATGGGCTGGCCGCCCGCCCTCGCTCTGCATGCGCTACTGACCATCCCCGTCTCGCTCGCGCATATCCTCGGCATGATCGCGCTACGGCATCTCGTCTATGCGGTGGTTGGGGAAAGCTACCGGTTCACCCAGGATTGGGGCGTGGCGCTGCTGTACGAATACAGGAAGGACATGGTCACCTACGTCACGCTCGCACTGTTCGCGGCAGCGGTGCAATGGGCGTTGCGGCGCGGGGAAGCGATGCCGCCGCCGATTCAGGGTTCCGGCCTGATCGAGATCGCCGACGGCCGGACCGTGCTTCACATTCCGCTCGCCGAAATCGGATGGGCGGCCTCGGCGGGCAATTATGTCGAGATCGGCTGGCGCGATCGCACGGTGCTGCAACGTTCCACACTCGCGGCATTGGCAGAGCGGCTGGGCACAAGCTTCGTCCAGATCCATCGTAGCCGCATCGTGCGGCGGGGTGCGATCCGCAGCGTCGAAACCGAACGCAGCGGCGATTTTACCGTCACGCTAGAGGACGGCACCACGCTCCGCGGCAGCCGGCGTTATCGCGGCGCGATCTGA
- a CDS encoding SPFH domain-containing protein — protein sequence MSDSNPRALRSSAERPASTASGYAMLLVILIALAAIIFSAPQIGNALWAPLVTVAGAVVLCFVACGFYLLQPNQAAAILLFGEYQGTDRNTGLRWAWPWLIKKKVSVRIHNITSERLKVNDLRGNPIEIASNVVWRVADTAQALFDVDDYREFVHIQIESAVRAIGSRYPYDDFTHEEMTLRGNAEHVSDELRIELQERVEMAGVHIDECRLTHLAYAQEIAQSMLRRQQAEAVIAARQKLVEGAVSMVETALEQLSAKNVVELDDERRAAMVSNLMVVLCSERDTQPVVNTGSLYQ from the coding sequence ATGTCCGATTCGAACCCCCGTGCGCTTCGCAGTAGCGCTGAGCGCCCCGCATCCACCGCCAGCGGCTATGCAATGCTGCTGGTCATCCTGATCGCGCTGGCCGCGATCATCTTCTCCGCGCCGCAAATCGGCAACGCGCTCTGGGCGCCGCTGGTCACCGTCGCAGGCGCGGTCGTCCTCTGCTTCGTCGCGTGCGGCTTTTACCTGCTCCAGCCCAATCAGGCCGCGGCGATTCTGTTGTTTGGCGAATATCAGGGCACCGATCGCAATACCGGCCTGCGCTGGGCATGGCCCTGGCTGATCAAGAAGAAGGTCTCCGTCCGTATCCACAACATCACTTCGGAACGGCTCAAGGTGAACGACCTGCGCGGTAACCCGATTGAGATCGCGTCGAACGTGGTGTGGCGCGTCGCCGACACCGCACAGGCGCTGTTCGACGTCGACGATTATCGCGAGTTCGTCCACATCCAGATCGAGAGCGCAGTGCGCGCGATCGGCTCGCGCTATCCCTATGACGATTTCACCCATGAAGAGATGACGCTGCGCGGCAATGCCGAGCATGTCAGCGACGAGCTGCGCATCGAGCTTCAGGAACGGGTCGAGATGGCCGGCGTGCATATCGACGAATGCCGCCTCACCCACCTCGCCTATGCGCAGGAGATCGCCCAGTCGATGCTTCGCCGCCAGCAGGCCGAGGCGGTGATCGCCGCGCGGCAGAAGCTGGTCGAAGGCGCCGTGTCGATGGTCGAGACCGCGCTGGAGCAGCTCAGCGCCAAGAATGTCGTCGAACTGGACGATGAGCGCCGCGCGGCGATGGTCTCCAACCTGATGGTCGTGCTCTGCTCGGAACGCGACACCCAGCCGGTGGTGAACACAGGCTCCCTCTATCAGTAA
- a CDS encoding acyltransferase family protein, producing the protein MTETTDPLPRTDRHYGLDWLRIAAFALLIVYHIGMVFAPWGWVIKTSYTVPALIAPMSLLTPWRLALLFAVSGYASRHLLAKSGSAGRFLRSRNVRLLIPLAFGMVALVPVEMWVRVMDRGYPHGLIQFWTHDYWRSGEFWGREFPSWEHLWFVAYLWTYTAILVAGLAWCHAPIERVTAWLVRWLTEGWRILWAPVVLLAFAKVALTFLVEEEHGLFRDWAGHALYLPMFLFGFVLAGSPKLWVSLQRWWRTALAIAAVSGAIVVAVELTFPGEAIPPHWVMAAERGAVAAMAWTMTVVLFVLADRYWNRDHRWRKTFAEAVFPFYLAHQPVIVLITWYTLPYEFPAPIEFAVLITGTAAICAAFYLIGREIGWLRPLIGLTPRSDRAAITPAAAERGAVL; encoded by the coding sequence GTGACCGAAACGACCGACCCGTTGCCGCGTACCGATCGCCACTACGGCCTGGACTGGCTGCGCATCGCGGCGTTCGCGCTGCTGATCGTCTATCACATCGGCATGGTGTTCGCGCCCTGGGGCTGGGTGATCAAGACGAGCTACACCGTTCCGGCGTTGATCGCGCCGATGTCGCTGCTCACGCCGTGGCGGCTGGCCCTGCTGTTCGCCGTGTCGGGCTATGCGTCGCGGCATCTGCTGGCCAAGTCGGGCAGTGCGGGAAGGTTCCTGCGCTCGCGCAACGTGCGGCTGCTGATCCCGCTGGCGTTCGGAATGGTGGCGCTCGTCCCGGTCGAGATGTGGGTGCGGGTGATGGACAGGGGCTATCCGCACGGCCTGATCCAGTTCTGGACGCATGACTATTGGCGCTCGGGCGAGTTCTGGGGGCGCGAGTTCCCGAGCTGGGAACATCTGTGGTTCGTCGCCTATCTGTGGACCTATACCGCGATCCTCGTCGCGGGACTCGCGTGGTGCCATGCTCCGATCGAACGGGTGACGGCCTGGCTGGTGAGGTGGCTGACGGAGGGCTGGCGGATCCTTTGGGCGCCGGTCGTGCTACTCGCCTTTGCCAAGGTGGCGCTGACCTTCCTGGTCGAGGAGGAGCATGGACTGTTTCGCGACTGGGCCGGACACGCGCTCTATCTGCCTATGTTCCTGTTCGGCTTCGTTCTAGCCGGTTCGCCGAAGCTCTGGGTGTCGCTCCAGCGGTGGTGGAGGACGGCACTTGCGATCGCGGCGGTATCGGGCGCGATTGTCGTCGCGGTCGAGCTGACCTTCCCGGGCGAGGCGATTCCGCCGCATTGGGTGATGGCGGCCGAGCGTGGAGCCGTCGCGGCCATGGCCTGGACGATGACCGTCGTGCTGTTCGTGCTCGCCGACCGCTACTGGAACCGCGATCATCGCTGGCGCAAGACCTTCGCAGAGGCGGTGTTCCCCTTCTACCTTGCTCATCAGCCGGTGATCGTGCTGATCACCTGGTACACGCTGCCCTATGAATTCCCGGCGCCGATCGAGTTCGCGGTGCTGATCACTGGCACCGCGGCGATCTGCGCGGCCTTCTACCTGATCGGGCGCGAGATCGGCTGGCTGCGCCCATTGATCGGCCTGACGCCGCGCTCAGATCGCGCCGCGATAACGCCGGCTGCCGCGGAGCGTGGTGCCGTCCTCTAG
- the bla gene encoding subclass B3 metallo-beta-lactamase, with translation MTLTGPAAAQDADRDDPLLRPIAEEYARQWLTPQTPVRMHGESYYVGFEGLGVVLIRTDAGLVLIDAGVPQAVRAIQANIRTLGFDPKQIKYILITEPHWDHAGGAAALARDSGATVIAGQAAVAELQRGNVGKDDPQASIHAPMPGVSRIRGVRDGEALRIGGTTIVARATPGHTRGSTSWQWQSCEGKSCATFVFSASINPVSDDHYRFADHPERVALLRRGAAALAGLRCDIAIPSHPGTNDTLEQLAALERARTPNPMIDAKACRTLAATYTERLDKRLAKEKAERR, from the coding sequence ATGACCCTGACCGGCCCGGCGGCCGCGCAGGATGCGGACCGCGACGACCCGCTGCTGCGCCCGATCGCGGAGGAGTATGCCAGACAATGGCTGACGCCGCAGACGCCGGTGCGGATGCATGGGGAAAGCTATTATGTCGGGTTCGAAGGGCTGGGCGTGGTGCTGATCCGCACCGATGCCGGGCTGGTGCTGATCGACGCCGGCGTGCCGCAGGCGGTGCGCGCCATCCAGGCGAACATCCGCACGCTCGGCTTCGACCCGAAGCAGATCAAGTACATCCTGATCACCGAGCCGCATTGGGACCATGCCGGTGGCGCAGCGGCACTGGCGCGCGACAGCGGCGCGACGGTGATCGCCGGACAGGCGGCGGTGGCGGAACTCCAGCGCGGCAATGTCGGCAAGGACGATCCGCAAGCGAGCATCCACGCGCCGATGCCCGGCGTCTCGAGAATTCGCGGCGTGCGCGATGGCGAGGCGCTGCGGATCGGCGGGACGACCATCGTCGCGCGGGCGACGCCGGGACACACGCGGGGAAGCACCAGCTGGCAGTGGCAATCGTGCGAGGGCAAGTCCTGCGCAACCTTCGTCTTCTCCGCCAGCATCAACCCGGTCAGCGACGACCACTATCGCTTCGCCGATCACCCCGAGCGGGTTGCGCTGCTCCGCCGCGGCGCTGCGGCACTGGCCGGACTGCGCTGCGACATCGCCATCCCCTCCCATCCCGGGACCAACGACACGCTCGAACAGCTCGCCGCGCTGGAACGCGCACGCACGCCCAATCCGATGATCGACGCAAAGGCATGCAGGACGCTGGCGGCCACCTACACCGAACGGCTCGACAAGCGGCTGGCGAAGGAAAAAGCGGAGCGGCGCTGA
- a CDS encoding serine hydrolase domain-containing protein yields MNRRGFLAGGSVALVAAAAGNARAETAFLTEVLKRRETSSMRVLRSGRVAFDYGDPSEVSYIASVRKSLVAMLYGPAVARGTIRLDRTLAQIGIDDLGGLLTVERGATVRDLLMARSGVYHPAANAGDASALAPPRGSVRPGERFLYNNWDFNALGAIYEAETGRNLYRAFGEDIAAPIGLEDWRVDLQQMRNDTGKSKYPAHHFGLSTRDMARLGQLMLDRGRWRGHPVLSERWVRESTALRTGAARVARESPFMPQLGYGYLWWVFDSAAGIQRDLRGAYTASGAYGQFITVVPRLDLVIAHKTVVPPPRNVSPQAYLSEILPAVLQVARG; encoded by the coding sequence ATGAACCGGCGAGGTTTCCTGGCTGGCGGCAGTGTAGCGCTGGTGGCAGCTGCCGCAGGAAATGCCAGGGCAGAGACTGCGTTCCTGACGGAGGTCCTGAAGCGCCGCGAGACCAGTTCGATGCGCGTCCTGCGCAGTGGCCGGGTTGCGTTCGACTATGGCGACCCGAGCGAGGTCAGTTACATCGCTTCGGTGCGCAAGAGCCTCGTCGCGATGCTCTATGGCCCGGCGGTCGCGCGTGGGACGATCCGACTCGACCGGACCTTGGCTCAGATCGGGATCGACGATCTGGGCGGGCTATTGACCGTCGAGCGCGGCGCAACGGTCCGCGATCTGCTGATGGCGCGATCCGGTGTCTATCATCCTGCGGCAAATGCCGGTGACGCGTCGGCACTTGCGCCCCCGCGCGGCTCAGTGCGGCCGGGCGAGCGCTTCCTTTACAACAACTGGGATTTCAACGCGCTCGGCGCGATCTATGAGGCTGAGACCGGGCGGAACCTCTACCGGGCCTTCGGCGAGGATATCGCTGCCCCGATCGGCCTGGAGGACTGGCGCGTGGACCTTCAGCAGATGCGGAACGACACCGGCAAATCGAAATACCCGGCGCATCATTTCGGGCTATCGACGCGCGACATGGCACGGCTCGGGCAACTCATGCTCGACCGCGGCAGGTGGCGCGGCCATCCGGTTCTGAGCGAGCGATGGGTGCGCGAGTCAACCGCGCTGCGCACCGGAGCCGCGCGGGTGGCACGCGAGTCGCCGTTCATGCCGCAGCTTGGCTATGGCTATCTGTGGTGGGTGTTCGATTCAGCGGCCGGAATTCAGCGCGATCTGCGTGGCGCCTATACGGCGAGCGGCGCCTATGGCCAGTTCATCACCGTGGTGCCGCGGCTGGATTTGGTGATCGCGCACAAGACCGTGGTACCGCCACCCCGCAATGTCAGCCCGCAAGCCTATCTTAGCGAAATCCTGCCGGCGGTGCTGCAGGTTGCGCGCGGCTAG
- a CDS encoding DMT family transporter → MSRPVSPLLAFAVAALGIAIFSSMDAVMKGLVIGLGAYNALTWRMLAGTVVSGIPYALSRPRMPPRAVLRIHLVRGIVSAIMAFLFFWGLGRVPMAQAIALSFIAPIIALFLAALILKERITRATAIATAMAFAGVLVILWGQARAELGPQAFWGAIAILASAVFYAWNIILMRQQSLVAGAGEVAFFQTIIVTAVYLLAAPWLLVAPPLSEVPALILAAMLATASLFLLSWAYRHAEASYLAPTEYTGFLWATLWGWVVFGERVSLFTVAGAALIVGGCILAAQRRDHAPVADSEAQLP, encoded by the coding sequence GTGAGTCGCCCGGTTTCCCCCCTCCTCGCCTTTGCCGTCGCCGCGCTCGGCATCGCCATCTTCTCGTCGATGGACGCGGTGATGAAGGGGCTGGTGATCGGTCTTGGCGCTTATAACGCCCTCACCTGGCGCATGCTGGCGGGAACGGTGGTGAGCGGCATTCCCTATGCGCTGTCGCGGCCGCGAATGCCGCCGCGCGCGGTGCTGCGGATCCATCTCGTGCGCGGCATCGTCTCCGCCATCATGGCCTTCCTGTTCTTCTGGGGGCTGGGGCGCGTACCGATGGCGCAGGCGATCGCCCTGTCCTTCATCGCGCCGATCATCGCGCTGTTCCTCGCCGCGCTGATCCTGAAGGAGCGTATCACGCGAGCAACGGCCATCGCCACCGCCATGGCGTTTGCGGGCGTGCTGGTGATCCTGTGGGGACAGGCGCGCGCGGAACTGGGACCGCAGGCATTCTGGGGCGCGATCGCAATCCTCGCCTCCGCAGTCTTCTATGCCTGGAACATCATCCTGATGCGCCAGCAGTCGCTGGTCGCCGGGGCGGGCGAGGTCGCCTTCTTCCAGACGATCATCGTCACCGCCGTCTATCTGCTCGCCGCTCCCTGGCTGCTGGTGGCGCCCCCGCTCAGCGAGGTGCCCGCTTTGATCCTTGCCGCGATGCTGGCGACGGCCTCGCTGTTCCTGCTTTCCTGGGCCTATCGCCATGCCGAGGCCAGCTATCTCGCGCCGACCGAATATACCGGCTTCCTCTGGGCGACGCTCTGGGGCTGGGTGGTGTTCGGCGAGCGCGTATCCCTTTTCACCGTCGCCGGGGCGGCACTGATCGTCGGCGGGTGCATCCTCGCCGCGCAGCGGCGCGACCATGCCCCGGTGGCCGACAGCGAGGCGCAACTCCCATGA
- a CDS encoding S1/P1 nuclease, producing the protein MIRSILAAAALAVSLIASPAMAYWEYGHETIASIAYKNVKPETRRAIDRMLAKQGLLETPTCPAKTIEQASVWADCIKPLGTRFSYAYNWHYQNVNICKPFTLKGNCPDGNCVSAQIERDVKLLQDPKVPVREKVMALAFLVHFVGDLHQPLHAGDKGDLGGNRARSDYGVYGPERLNLHTIWDGWLAERAISTPPPLVVAYPAAERSAIGAGSVEDWSRENWEIAKEAYAAAYGGDPCRTDVPPRGKMDDATVERLVPVMRRQITRGGLRLARLLDEAFGPPPPAEALPAR; encoded by the coding sequence ATGATTCGCTCGATCCTTGCCGCCGCCGCGCTTGCCGTATCGCTCATCGCCAGTCCGGCGATGGCCTATTGGGAATATGGGCACGAGACGATCGCCTCGATCGCCTACAAGAATGTGAAGCCGGAGACGCGGCGCGCGATCGACCGGATGCTGGCCAAACAGGGGCTGCTCGAGACGCCGACCTGCCCGGCAAAGACGATCGAGCAGGCGAGCGTCTGGGCGGATTGCATCAAGCCGCTCGGCACTCGCTTCAGCTACGCCTACAACTGGCACTATCAGAATGTGAACATCTGCAAGCCGTTCACGCTCAAGGGCAATTGCCCCGACGGCAATTGCGTGTCGGCGCAGATCGAGCGCGACGTGAAGCTGCTGCAGGATCCCAAGGTGCCGGTCCGCGAAAAGGTCATGGCGCTCGCCTTCCTCGTCCATTTCGTGGGCGACCTGCACCAGCCGCTGCACGCCGGGGACAAGGGCGATCTGGGCGGCAACCGGGCGCGGTCGGACTATGGCGTCTATGGGCCGGAGCGGCTCAACCTCCATACCATCTGGGACGGCTGGCTGGCCGAGCGGGCGATCTCGACCCCGCCGCCGCTGGTGGTCGCCTATCCTGCCGCCGAGCGGTCGGCGATCGGGGCGGGCTCAGTCGAGGACTGGAGCCGCGAGAATTGGGAGATCGCCAAGGAAGCCTATGCGGCGGCCTATGGCGGAGACCCGTGCCGGACCGATGTACCGCCGCGCGGCAAGATGGACGACGCCACGGTCGAGCGACTGGTACCGGTGATGCGCCGGCAGATCACCCGCGGCGGCCTGCGCCTCGCCCGGCTGCTCGACGAAGCGTTCGGTCCGCCGCCACCGGCCGAGGCCCTGCCTGCGCGCTGA
- a CDS encoding acyltransferase family protein has product MERHYGMDWLRIGAFALLILYHVGMVFVPWGYHVKTAVPEEWVTVPMLLTSPWRLTLLFLVSGYASRALWMKSRKPGRFAANRTWRLIVPLLFGVVVIVPPQTWVELTTQHGYWFNYWVFWAHHYWYFGKIAGIVVPTWNHLWFVGYLWLYTLALALIVLLPGGSWFQRAFDRLFAGTRVLWLPAAYLLITQVVVFQRWSDSHDVINDGIAHLAYFPAFLFGFALAGSEPVMAWIARLWKPAAAIGLAGYVVSVAIDIAYVADPPWVVGRVMLAARYIQCWMTIAALIGFAEKYLNRDHKLRPMLTEAVFPFYMIHQTVIVVAMYWLLKLDLPGFAEFAILVPATALGCWIFYRIGREIPLLRPLIGLRMERRDRPRPTQAPETA; this is encoded by the coding sequence ATGGAACGGCACTATGGCATGGACTGGCTGAGGATCGGGGCGTTCGCGCTGCTGATCCTCTATCATGTCGGCATGGTCTTTGTGCCCTGGGGCTATCATGTGAAGACCGCAGTGCCCGAAGAATGGGTGACGGTGCCGATGCTGCTCACCAGTCCCTGGCGGCTGACGCTGCTGTTCCTGGTTTCGGGCTATGCCAGCCGCGCGCTGTGGATGAAGTCGCGCAAGCCTGGCCGCTTCGCCGCCAACCGGACCTGGCGGCTGATCGTCCCGCTGCTGTTCGGCGTCGTGGTGATCGTGCCGCCGCAGACTTGGGTCGAGCTCACCACCCAGCATGGCTATTGGTTCAACTATTGGGTCTTCTGGGCGCATCATTACTGGTATTTCGGCAAGATCGCCGGGATCGTCGTGCCCACCTGGAACCATCTTTGGTTCGTCGGCTATCTGTGGCTCTACACGCTTGCGCTGGCCCTGATCGTGCTGCTGCCCGGCGGGAGCTGGTTCCAGCGCGCCTTCGACAGGCTGTTCGCGGGAACCCGCGTCCTGTGGCTGCCCGCCGCCTATCTGCTGATCACGCAGGTGGTGGTGTTCCAACGCTGGAGCGACAGCCATGACGTGATCAACGACGGCATCGCGCACCTCGCCTATTTCCCCGCCTTCCTGTTCGGCTTCGCGCTGGCAGGATCGGAGCCGGTGATGGCGTGGATCGCGCGGCTGTGGAAACCGGCCGCGGCGATCGGTCTGGCCGGCTATGTCGTGTCGGTGGCGATCGACATCGCCTATGTCGCCGATCCGCCCTGGGTGGTGGGGCGGGTGATGCTCGCGGCGCGCTATATCCAGTGCTGGATGACGATTGCGGCGCTGATCGGATTTGCGGAAAAGTACCTCAATCGCGACCACAAGCTGCGGCCGATGCTGACCGAGGCGGTGTTCCCCTTCTACATGATCCACCAGACGGTCATCGTCGTTGCGATGTACTGGCTGCTCAAGCTGGATCTGCCGGGCTTTGCCGAGTTCGCGATCCTGGTGCCGGCGACCGCGCTGGGTTGCTGGATCTTCTATCGTATCGGCCGCGAGATCCCGCTGCTGCGTCCGCTGATCGGCCTCAGGATGGAACGGCGCGACCGGCCGCGCCCGACGCAAGCCCCGGAAACCGCATGA
- a CDS encoding LysR family transcriptional regulator, with the protein MDRPQLPLNALRAFEAAARHLNFTRAGLELCVSQGAVSHQVASLERRLGVPLFRRLPRGLALTDEGLALVPVLGEAFDRIGATLDRYEGGRMREVLTVGVVGTFATGWLLPRLAAFEHAHPEIDLRLMTNNNRVDLAGEGLDCAIRFGDGAWHGTQAIPLLAAPLSPLCTPAIAARLSAPADLARETLLRSYRPDEWPRWFEAAGAPSPRLTGPMFDSSALMAAAALAGHGIALAPPAMFEGDLAAERLVRPFAIGIELGRYWLTRLNSRRESAAMQAFAAWLDAEAAT; encoded by the coding sequence ATGGATCGCCCTCAGCTTCCGCTCAACGCCCTGCGTGCCTTCGAGGCGGCGGCGCGGCATCTCAACTTCACCCGTGCCGGGCTCGAACTCTGCGTCAGCCAGGGGGCGGTGAGCCATCAGGTCGCGTCGCTTGAGCGGCGGCTGGGCGTGCCGCTGTTCCGCCGCCTCCCGCGCGGGCTGGCCCTCACCGACGAGGGGCTGGCGTTGGTGCCGGTGCTGGGCGAGGCGTTCGACCGGATCGGCGCGACGCTCGACCGCTATGAAGGCGGGCGGATGCGCGAGGTGCTGACGGTCGGCGTGGTCGGCACCTTTGCCACCGGCTGGCTGCTGCCCCGGCTCGCGGCGTTCGAGCATGCGCATCCCGAGATCGACCTCAGGTTGATGACCAACAACAACCGGGTCGATCTGGCGGGGGAGGGGCTGGACTGCGCGATCCGCTTCGGTGACGGCGCGTGGCATGGGACGCAGGCCATCCCCTTGCTCGCCGCCCCGCTGTCGCCGCTCTGCACGCCTGCCATTGCCGCGCGCCTGTCCGCGCCCGCCGATCTGGCGCGTGAAACGCTTCTGCGTTCCTACCGGCCCGACGAATGGCCGCGCTGGTTCGAAGCGGCCGGTGCGCCGTCACCGCGTCTGACCGGCCCGATGTTCGACAGTTCGGCGCTGATGGCTGCGGCTGCATTGGCCGGCCATGGCATCGCGCTTGCCCCGCCCGCGATGTTCGAGGGCGATCTCGCCGCCGAGCGACTCGTCCGGCCCTTCGCGATCGGGATCGAACTCGGCCGTTACTGGCTGACGCGCCTCAACTCGCGGCGGGAAAGCGCCGCGATGCAGGCGTTCGCGGCGTGGCTCGATGCCGAGGCCGCGACCTGA